The genomic interval CTAAAACTTTTATATATCGCTCCTGAAAGGTTATTCGCCGGAAATACGTTCGATTTTTTACGCGAGTGGAATGTAAATTTATTTGCTATTGACGAAGCACATTGTATCTCTTCCTGGGGCCATGATTTCCGTCCCGAATATCGCCAGTTAAGTAATTTAAAAGTAAAATTTCCTCATGTTCCGGTTATTGCATTGACTGCAACTGCCGACAGAGTGACTCGGAGAGACATTTTAAAACAGCTTGGAATTGAAACTGCGAAGACCTTCGTAGCGAGTTTTGACAGGCCAAATCTGAGCTTAAATGTACTTCCGGGCAGAAAGAGATTACAACAAATTCAGAGTTTTATAAGTAAACACAGCGGTCAGCCAGGAATTATATACTGCCTGAGCCGTAAAGGAACAGAAACGGTAGCAGCCAATTTACAAAGTGCCGGATTCAGAGCGGAATATTACCATGCAGGACTTGCATCAGATAAAAGGTCCAGGGTTCAGGAGCAGTTTCTGAAAGATGATATTCAAGTCATTGTAGCTACAATAGCTTTCGGAATGGGAATTGATAAGTCTAATGTGCGCTGGGTGATCCATTATAACCTTCCGTCTAATGTTGAAAGTTTTTATCAGGAAATAGGCCGTTCCGGACGTGACGGATCACCTGCTGATACGGTATTGTTTTACAGCTACATGGATATCATTACCCGCCAGGATATGATCAACAATTCGGATCAGAAAGAAGAGCAAAAAGAATTGCTTCATGCCAAACTGAACCGGATGAAACAATATGCAGAAGCTGATATTTGCCGGCGGCGGATTTTACTAAGCTATTTTAACGAAGCAGTAGATAAAGATTGTGGAAATTGTGACGTATGCCGCAATCCGAGAACAAGGTTTGATGCTACGGTGATTGCCCAAAAAGCATTATCCGGCATCGCCCGCACCGATCAGAAAATTGCGATGGGAATGCTGATTGATATCCTGCGCGGAAGCCGCAACCGGAATGTACTGATGTACAACTACGACAGGCTTCCTACATTCGGTGTTGGCCATGATTTACGAGGAGAAGAATGGGCAGAGTACATAAGTCAGATGCTCAATTCGGGCATTATGGATATTGCATATGATGAAGCGCATGCTTTTAAACTGAATCCAGTAAGTAAGCAGGTACTGAGAGGAGAGAGAAAAGTTGAACTGGTAAAGTTTATTCCGCTTGCTGAACGAAAAGCCAAAGAGGAAGAACTTGTTCCCAAAGAAAAGCCAAAACAGGAAATTATTCGTGATGCGCTGTTTGAGCGTTTAAGGATTTTAAGAAAACAAATGGCCGATGCCATGAGCGTTCCGCCTTATGTGGTATTCAGCGATGCGACCTTATCAGAAATGGCACAAAAAAAGCCGGTTTCAGAAGCACAGATGAAAGCTGTTTCGGGAATAGGAGCAGAAAAATTCAGGCGTTACGGGGAGACATTTATCAATGAAATTGTGGCATTTGCAAGGGAAAACACCAAACCAGGAACCCGTGTCGTAAAAGGAATGACTTATATTGAAACGCTGGATCTGTACAAGGCAGGTTACTCAGTAAAAGTGATAGGAGAAAAACGAAACCTTAACCCGGTAACAATTCTTTCACATTTGGTAAAGTTAAAAGAAGACGGGCATCCGATAGACCTGAAAGCGTTAATTGATAATAATTCATACAATACCATCGTAAAAGCTGCCCAAGAAATGAGCATCCGTAAAGAAGATGCATTGAAACCGCTATTTGAATTGCTGAATGAGCAATATGATTATGGACAGATCAAGCTTGCTTTGTCAGTTTGGGAGGAGGAGAATGAGGGATAGGGGATAGGGGATTGGGGATTGGGGAAATTGTTTAATTCCCTGATCCTCTGTAATTTTATAAAATAAATAACCCAATATGCCACATCCTTATTCACGTTCTGAAATCGATAAGTTAGGCAATGCTGTTGTCTATTTAGCAGAACGTATAAATTCTTTATCCAAAACAAACTGCTAAAACTGATTTATCTGATTAAGGAATATTCTGTAACTACTAATGATTGGTCTTTTCCTCTTGATACTTTTGTATATGGGTAACAAATTGGTGAATATTAAATTTCTATTTTAAAGGATATTTATCCGGTTGAAGGCTTAGACTTTAAAGTAATTGGACCTCTCACAATTACTGAATTCGTACATTTGAAAGAGTGCTTCATAAAGTCCGCCAATGTCAAACGTAATTTTAAAAAGTTGTTAACAGTATAAATTCATTGTTTATGCACAATTTTGGATACTACCAAACCACCAATTGAAAAAAGAAATTTACATATTTAGCGGACTTGGAGCAGATGAACGTGTTTTTCAACGACTGGACTTTTCTGAATCTTCAGCAATTTTCATAAAATGGATTATTCCGTTAAATAATGAAACTATTGAGCATTATGCAACTCGCCTTCTTGACCAAATACACACTACACAACCTGTTTTAATAGGACTGTCATTCGGTGGGATAATGGCTGTTGAAGTAGCTAAACAAATTGACACCGAAAAGATAATTTTAATTGCCTCCGCCAAAATAAAAAAGAAATTCCATTTTATTATCGCTTCGCCGGACAACTAGGAATTCATAAACTTATGCCGGTAAAACTTTTAAAAAGCCCAAATTTCATAGCAAACTGGTTCTTTGGAACGAGTTCAACGTCTGACAAGCAACTTTTAAAACAGATTCTTTTTGACACTGACCCAACTTTTTTAAAATGGGCTATTGACAAAGTAGCCCAATGGAAAAATCAATTGCAGGCCAAAGGTATTTTTCATATCCATGGAACAAGTGACAGAATTTTACCCCTGACTTTTGTAAATTGTGACGTGACAATAAAAGGTGGTGGGCATTTTATGACCCTGAATAAATCGGACGAATTGAACAAAATATTGAGACAACAACTGTGATGAACGAACGGGAAACTCAAAACCGTTATCTCTGACATTACCTTTGCGATACAATTGAAATATAAAATGTAGCTTATAGTCAAGTTCTGTGTCACATGAAAAGAACATGCATTTCCCTCTTATTTTCACTATTGTTTCATCCAGTTCTTGCTCAAGATCACACTCATCATCAACCCAATATAATTCAAGCCAATACTATTGATGCCCAGCCTTTATTAGCCCAGGCTTTGCGTTTACACGAAGCCTTGTCATTTTCAGGAAGTACTTTTTCTGAAAATGATATTGACAAACTTAAAAGCTTACAAGACCAGCCGCATAATCAGGAAACGGTAAAACAAATTCAGGAAATACTTGATCCTTATTGCCTTCACATTGTCAATATTAATCCGGAAAGCAGGGTTAAAGTTGATAGGGGAATGGCGGCGCCCAAATTGGTACAAGGTGGCTGGACAAGTTTTTTGGTAAAAATAAATAATGAGGCGGGTGTAACTGCTAAACTGGAAGTAGAAAGCCCAAATGCTGCCAAACCGGTACATTCCTGGTCTTTCGATTCCCGTGTAAAAAAGGAAAATATGATTTCGCCGGGCCAGGTTGCCAATCGTTTTCTGGAAGTGCAGATGTATACAAATCGTCCGTTACAGCCTAATCTAAGCGGTTTAAAGCTGGAATATGCGGTCGTTCAGATATTTTGTAAAGATGCTGGCAAACGCGAAGCTGAAATTGGTTACAATGTCGGGCAGGGTTCTCAGGATATCGGTTTCAGAAATACAATTCCTGTTCTTTTTGAGGTAGAGCCATCTATAAAGGTTAATATGCAGGTGAAAGATGAGGACGGATCTGCAACAATGGGTTCTTTTTTGATCACCAGTGCGACCGATCATCCAGCGGGCAAACTGACAGGTATTTATCCATTGCCGTCAAGACGGGTAGCAGCATTTGACGAGTATCCTGATTTTTTCTTTCAGCCTCAAATTTACCGTCAGGATGGTGAACAAGTTCTGCTTCCGGCAGGAAAATACCAGATATCTTTTACACGAGGCCCGGAATATATCAAACAAATACAAGAACTGATTGTGCCATCAGGAGTGAAAGAAATGAAAGCCTCCTTTCAGCTAAAAAGATGGATACAGCTTTCAAAACTTGGTTGGTACAGTGCTGACCATCACGTACATGCAGCAGGGTGCAGCCATTACGACAGCCCGGCAGAAGGGGTAGAACCTAAAGATATGTGGCGCCAGGCCTTGGGAGAAGATCTCAATATAGCGGCGGTACTTGCCTGGGGGCCAAGCTGGTATTATCAAAAAAGTTTTTTTACGGGAAAAGATAACCCATTGTCAGATACTAAAAATATTATGCGGAATGATGTGGAAGTTTCCGGATTTCCCTCTTCGCATGCAGGCCATATTGTGCTGCTGCGTATAAAGGAGGACGATTATCCGGGCACTACCGAAATTGAACAATGGCCAAGCTGGACGTTACCGGTTTTGTCCTGGGCAAAATCCCAGGGTGGCGTAGTTGGATATGCGCATTCGGGCTGGGGATTGGAACCTGTGCAGCTAACCAATCAGTTGCCAAATTATATTGTACCAAAAATGGACGGGATCGGGGCAAATGAATATGTTGTAACGGTTACCCAAAACCTTATTGACTTTTACAGTGCGGGAGACACACCTGCTCCGTGGGAATTGAATATGTGGTATCACACGCTCAATTGCGGTTTCAAAACGAGGCTTAGCGGCGAAACAGATTTCCCGTGTATTACAGATGCACGTGTCGGCCTCGCCAGAAGCTACTTTAAGTCTGACGGACCGCTCAACTATGATACATATGTAACATCTCTGCAAAAGGGCAGGAGTTATGTATCAGATGGCAAATCCCACATTATGGATTTTACGGTAAATGGCCAGGAATCTGGTGTCGGATCCAGTGAGTTAACTTTAAAAGGGAAACAAAAACTTGTGATTTCTGCGAAAATAGCATCATATCTTCCTGAGCATCAGGATGAAGAAGGAGAGACAATTGCCAAAACTCCGGTTACTAAAACGCCTTACTGGGATATAGAAAGGGCCCGTATTGAAAAAACCAGAAAAGTGCGGGTTGAATTAATCATGAATGGCGTGCCTGTTGATACTACAGAGATCATTGCAGATGGCAAAATAAAAGACGTCAGATTCTCTCATTCCGTAACGCATTCCGGGTGGGTGGCTTTGCGGATTTATCCAAGTTCACATTCGAATCCGGTTTTTGTGAAAATAGATAATACACCTATTCAGGAAAAACGAAGTGCAGAATGGTGCCTGGCGGCATTAAATCAGTGCTGGAAAATGAAAGAACCGAATATCAGAAAAGAAGAAAAAGCTGCTGCCGCCAAAGCTTATGAAGATGCCAGAAAAATTTATCAAAATATTATTGCAAACCAATAAGAATAAAAAAATGAAGAAGGAACTTAATAATCTTAACTTCTGAATGGTCTAAATTACTTCTCAACGGTTCCTTTTAAACATTCCTCCGATCCTTCCAAACATCCTCTTTTCAAATTCCCAAAAGAAAGAAAATTTCCCCCATACCCATCCCCAGGCTAACAGAATTACCTGGTATAAAGGTAGAATAATAAGAATATTGACTGTCCAGCGAATCCATGAGGGCGATTGGTTAGTCAGGCCAATCCATTCAAAAAGTATACGTTTTACAAACAATACTGAAAAACCGGTACAGGCAAAAACGAGTAAAATAATGAGGACATCCCATCCATTCCTGACGTTCCAGCGCTGTTTTAGTTTTTCAATCATATCATTTTTATTCGTATAAAAATCCTAAATGTTCCGGTTTGATTTCCTCCGTATCCAACGTTAAAAATTCTTCCCAGAATGGGTCATTGGGTAAGCCGGCCTTGCAGATAATTGGTTCTTTTTTTACAGGATGTTCGAAATACAAACGTCTTGCATGCAAATTGATACTTCCGTCAATATTGCCTTTTGGATAGCCGTATTTCACGTCGCCACGAATTGGACAATCCATAGAAGCCAATTGCACACGGATCTGATGCGGGCGGCCTGTAACGGGCGTTACTTCCAGCAAATGAAACTTGTTGATTTCTCCCATCCAGCGATAAGACAATTCCGCACGCTGCGTTCCGGGTGCTTCGTATGTGTAAGCTGTCGTTACGTTCCGTTTTTCATCTTTGGCAAGCCAATGTATCAATTTGCCCTTTTTCTCAGCTGGCCTGTGTTTTACTACTGCCCAATATGTCTTCTGTACATCCCGGTTACGAAAGATTTCGTTCATCCGTTCCAGTGCTTTGGAAGTACGTGCAAAAACAACCAGGCCACTTACCGGACGATCTAAACGATGTACTGTTCCCAGAAATACAGCACCAGGTTTTTGGTATTCTTCCTTGATATAGTCTTTCACCATATCCAGCAAACATTTGTCTCCCGTAGAATCTCCCTGCACCAGAATGCCTGGTTCCTTATTGACGATAATCAGGTGATTATCCTCGTATATAATTTGAAATGGTCTTTTAGCCATGGTATTTTTATTTATCTCCCAAAAAGAGAACACTTTGTTTAATAAGATTCCTGATCATTCGGGAACGACCTGCCTTTTACATCTTTGATATAATTCGAAATAGCATCCGTCATAATGGTATTCAAATCAGCATAACGGCGCAGGAATCTCGGTTTAAATTCTTTATTAATTCCAAGCAGGTCATGTAAAACCAATATCTGACCATCCGCATGCGGACCGGCACCAATTCCAACGGTAGGAATGCTGATGCTTTCTGAAACCAGTTTGGTAAGTTTGGATGGGATTTTTTCCAGAACTACTGAAAAGCAGCCAATTTCTTCCAGTATTTTGGCATCTTCCAGCAATTTCACTGCTTCTGCGTCTTCTTTGGCACGAACAGTATATGTGCCAAATTTATAAATAGATTGCGGTGTGAGTCCTAAATGACCCATTACAGGCACTCCTGCGCTCAGAATACGTGTTACAGAATCTTTAATTTCCAGCCCGCCTTCCAGCTTTACTGCATGAGCACCGGATTCTTTCATGATCCGTATTGCAGAACTCAGTGCCTCCCTTGAATTTCCCTGATAGGAGCCAAACGGAAGATCTACAACAACCAGTGCTCGTTTTACCGCCCTTACAACAGAAGCTGCATGGTATATCATCTGGTCAATCGTAATTGGCAAAGTCGTTTCATGGCCAGCCATAACATTAGATGCCGAATCACCGACCAATATAAGCTCGACACCCGCCGCATCAACAATACCGGCCATAGAAAAATCATACGCCGTAAGACAGGATATCTTTTCTCCACGCGTTTTCATTTCCTGAATCGTATGGGTAGTAACCCGCTTAATATCAGCTTTATGTACAGACATAATATTTTTGTAAAGTAATTTGAAAATGAGTTTAGAGTTGATGAGTTTAAAGGCTGCATACTTTAGACTTTAAACTCATCAACTCCTAACTCCCAGCCTATCGTCTTATCAGCCAGTTTTCCGGATTCAGGCGTGATGTATTTTTCCAGATCTGAAACTGCAATTCTGAGGTTCCGTCGCTATCCGTTGCTACTCTGCCGATGTTTTCGCGGGCTTTTACTTTCTGTCCCGGCCTCACCGAAACCCCGCTCATCTTCGCATAAATAGTCATATAATTTCCATGCTGTATGGCCACTACACTGCCCATTCCAGGCATTTGGGTAACATCCAGTACCACACCGTCATAAACAGAACGTACAGGATCTCCTGCTGAAGTCTGAATATCCACACCAAGGTTATCCACCATTACGCCTTTCAAAACTGCATGAGGCCTTTGTCCGAAATGTCCTGAAACAAAACCTTTAACCGGCCAAGGCAACCGTGATTGTGATGCCGTAAACGACGAAGCCAATGAAGCTTCTTCTTCGTTCAGTCCGCCTGATGAAATGACTGGTTCTTCTTCTACCTCTTTCGGTGTTTCTACA from Dyadobacter sp. NIV53 carries:
- a CDS encoding CehA/McbA family metallohydrolase, whose amino-acid sequence is MRLHEALSFSGSTFSENDIDKLKSLQDQPHNQETVKQIQEILDPYCLHIVNINPESRVKVDRGMAAPKLVQGGWTSFLVKINNEAGVTAKLEVESPNAAKPVHSWSFDSRVKKENMISPGQVANRFLEVQMYTNRPLQPNLSGLKLEYAVVQIFCKDAGKREAEIGYNVGQGSQDIGFRNTIPVLFEVEPSIKVNMQVKDEDGSATMGSFLITSATDHPAGKLTGIYPLPSRRVAAFDEYPDFFFQPQIYRQDGEQVLLPAGKYQISFTRGPEYIKQIQELIVPSGVKEMKASFQLKRWIQLSKLGWYSADHHVHAAGCSHYDSPAEGVEPKDMWRQALGEDLNIAAVLAWGPSWYYQKSFFTGKDNPLSDTKNIMRNDVEVSGFPSSHAGHIVLLRIKEDDYPGTTEIEQWPSWTLPVLSWAKSQGGVVGYAHSGWGLEPVQLTNQLPNYIVPKMDGIGANEYVVTVTQNLIDFYSAGDTPAPWELNMWYHTLNCGFKTRLSGETDFPCITDARVGLARSYFKSDGPLNYDTYVTSLQKGRSYVSDGKSHIMDFTVNGQESGVGSSELTLKGKQKLVISAKIASYLPEHQDEEGETIAKTPVTKTPYWDIERARIEKTRKVRVELIMNGVPVDTTEIIADGKIKDVRFSHSVTHSGWVALRIYPSSHSNPVFVKIDNTPIQEKRSAEWCLAALNQCWKMKEPNIRKEEKAAAAKAYEDARKIYQNIIANQ
- a CDS encoding RluA family pseudouridine synthase, encoding MAKRPFQIIYEDNHLIIVNKEPGILVQGDSTGDKCLLDMVKDYIKEEYQKPGAVFLGTVHRLDRPVSGLVVFARTSKALERMNEIFRNRDVQKTYWAVVKHRPAEKKGKLIHWLAKDEKRNVTTAYTYEAPGTQRAELSYRWMGEINKFHLLEVTPVTGRPHQIRVQLASMDCPIRGDVKYGYPKGNIDGSINLHARRLYFEHPVKKEPIICKAGLPNDPFWEEFLTLDTEEIKPEHLGFLYE
- the panB gene encoding 3-methyl-2-oxobutanoate hydroxymethyltransferase, encoding MSVHKADIKRVTTHTIQEMKTRGEKISCLTAYDFSMAGIVDAAGVELILVGDSASNVMAGHETTLPITIDQMIYHAASVVRAVKRALVVVDLPFGSYQGNSREALSSAIRIMKESGAHAVKLEGGLEIKDSVTRILSAGVPVMGHLGLTPQSIYKFGTYTVRAKEDAEAVKLLEDAKILEEIGCFSVVLEKIPSKLTKLVSESISIPTVGIGAGPHADGQILVLHDLLGINKEFKPRFLRRYADLNTIMTDAISNYIKDVKGRSFPNDQESY
- a CDS encoding DUF6787 family protein encodes the protein MIEKLKQRWNVRNGWDVLIILLVFACTGFSVLFVKRILFEWIGLTNQSPSWIRWTVNILIILPLYQVILLAWGWVWGKFSFFWEFEKRMFGRIGGMFKRNR
- the recQ gene encoding DNA helicase RecQ, coding for MPINKQEALKKYFGYDSFRPQQAEIIDTVMDDKDCLVLMPTGGGKSVCFQIPAIIRDGLTVVISPLIALMKDQVEALRGNGIKAAFLNSSISSAELDQVMWQAKVGELKLLYIAPERLFAGNTFDFLREWNVNLFAIDEAHCISSWGHDFRPEYRQLSNLKVKFPHVPVIALTATADRVTRRDILKQLGIETAKTFVASFDRPNLSLNVLPGRKRLQQIQSFISKHSGQPGIIYCLSRKGTETVAANLQSAGFRAEYYHAGLASDKRSRVQEQFLKDDIQVIVATIAFGMGIDKSNVRWVIHYNLPSNVESFYQEIGRSGRDGSPADTVLFYSYMDIITRQDMINNSDQKEEQKELLHAKLNRMKQYAEADICRRRILLSYFNEAVDKDCGNCDVCRNPRTRFDATVIAQKALSGIARTDQKIAMGMLIDILRGSRNRNVLMYNYDRLPTFGVGHDLRGEEWAEYISQMLNSGIMDIAYDEAHAFKLNPVSKQVLRGERKVELVKFIPLAERKAKEEELVPKEKPKQEIIRDALFERLRILRKQMADAMSVPPYVVFSDATLSEMAQKKPVSEAQMKAVSGIGAEKFRRYGETFINEIVAFARENTKPGTRVVKGMTYIETLDLYKAGYSVKVIGEKRNLNPVTILSHLVKLKEDGHPIDLKALIDNNSYNTIVKAAQEMSIRKEDALKPLFELLNEQYDYGQIKLALSVWEEENEG